Proteins encoded within one genomic window of Bacteroidota bacterium:
- a CDS encoding thioredoxin domain-containing protein, with protein MTKHPFTNELIHETSPYLLQHAHNPVDWMPWNEQTLQKAKNENKLLIISIGYSACHWCHVMEHESFEDTTVAKLMNEHFVSIKVDREERPDVDQIYMDAAQLLTGGGGWPLNAIALPDGRPIYAGTYFPNEKWKQVLHYFADYWQNKRGEALQRAEQITQGIKGMDGFALDSNTPAIFSPNDRSMIFDRLDAGMDYDLGGRKGAPKFPMPITYQYLLQNYYYTGNPKALKAVTATLDGMMNGGIYDQLGGGFARYSVDERWEIPHFEKMLYDNAQLVSLYAEAYRLTKNERYKEVVYETLDFVERELSDSSGGFYSALDADSEGEEGKFYVWSYEELKQILGIDFEDFKKVFRISPGGNFEGRKNNLVRIENSELKPEIVAQNLKKWKEKLLKERGKRIRPALDDKILTSWNALMLMGYTNAYESFSDQKFLDRALVLASFLRDKMLQPDGSIRRNYKNGKTSINGFLDDYSFTIQAFIALYEVTFDEQWLLLANEMSEYVIQHFYNIQTGLFFYTSISDAPLIARKTETSDNVIPASNSSMANALYRLGLIDDREDYIQKAEKAISKVKDNMLTHPAYYANWAILMDYLMEEPFEVAIVGKDAKELKQTLQQHFLPHAVFLGSTSQSNLPLLKDKMKNDGTYIYVCRNKTCKLPVKTVEEALVQMKK; from the coding sequence ATGACAAAACATCCTTTTACTAACGAACTGATTCATGAAACCAGTCCCTACCTGTTGCAACATGCCCATAATCCGGTGGATTGGATGCCTTGGAATGAACAAACGCTTCAAAAGGCAAAGAACGAAAACAAGCTCCTGATTATTTCGATTGGTTATTCGGCGTGCCATTGGTGCCATGTAATGGAACATGAAAGTTTTGAAGACACGACGGTGGCCAAATTGATGAATGAGCATTTTGTTTCGATCAAAGTAGATCGCGAAGAAAGGCCGGATGTAGATCAAATTTATATGGATGCCGCTCAACTGCTGACCGGCGGCGGCGGATGGCCGCTTAACGCCATTGCATTGCCAGACGGGCGACCGATTTATGCCGGCACTTATTTCCCCAATGAAAAATGGAAACAAGTATTGCATTACTTCGCCGATTATTGGCAGAATAAAAGAGGAGAAGCCCTGCAACGCGCTGAACAAATTACACAAGGCATTAAAGGGATGGATGGCTTTGCATTAGATTCAAACACACCGGCTATTTTTTCACCCAACGATCGGTCTATGATTTTTGATCGCCTCGATGCAGGAATGGATTATGATTTGGGTGGAAGGAAAGGGGCGCCCAAGTTTCCCATGCCAATTACCTATCAATATCTACTGCAGAATTATTACTACACTGGTAATCCCAAAGCGTTGAAAGCAGTCACTGCCACGCTGGACGGCATGATGAATGGTGGAATTTATGACCAGTTGGGGGGTGGCTTCGCCCGCTATTCGGTTGATGAACGGTGGGAGATTCCACATTTTGAGAAGATGTTGTACGACAACGCACAACTCGTTTCTCTTTATGCCGAAGCTTATCGGCTAACTAAAAATGAGCGCTATAAAGAAGTAGTTTATGAAACGTTGGATTTTGTTGAGCGTGAATTAAGCGATAGCTCCGGCGGCTTTTATTCTGCCCTCGATGCCGACAGCGAAGGAGAAGAAGGCAAGTTCTATGTTTGGAGCTATGAGGAGTTAAAACAAATACTGGGCATTGATTTTGAGGATTTCAAGAAGGTGTTTAGGATTTCGCCGGGAGGAAATTTTGAAGGCAGGAAGAATAACTTGGTGAGGATAGAAAACAGTGAACTGAAACCGGAGATCGTAGCTCAGAACCTAAAGAAATGGAAGGAAAAGCTTTTGAAGGAAAGAGGAAAACGAATCCGTCCGGCATTGGATGATAAAATATTGACTTCATGGAACGCCCTGATGCTGATGGGTTATACGAATGCCTACGAATCTTTTAGTGACCAAAAGTTTCTTGACCGCGCTTTGGTTCTGGCCTCATTTCTTCGCGATAAGATGCTACAGCCGGATGGCAGTATCCGTAGAAATTACAAGAACGGCAAAACGAGTATCAATGGATTTCTGGATGATTATAGTTTCACAATTCAGGCATTTATTGCTTTGTATGAAGTTACCTTTGACGAGCAATGGCTGTTGCTGGCAAATGAAATGAGCGAATATGTGATTCAGCATTTCTATAATATTCAAACCGGATTGTTCTTTTATACTTCCATCAGCGATGCGCCACTTATTGCCCGAAAAACAGAGACTTCCGACAACGTGATTCCGGCTTCTAATTCTTCTATGGCAAATGCGCTCTATCGCCTCGGCCTGATTGATGACCGAGAGGATTATATCCAAAAAGCTGAAAAGGCCATATCTAAAGTAAAGGATAATATGCTCACGCATCCTGCTTATTATGCCAACTGGGCTATACTGATGGATTATTTGATGGAGGAACCTTTTGAAGTTGCTATTGTAGGAAAGGATGCAAAGGAATTGAAACAAACTTTGCAACAACATTTTTTGCCTCATGCTGTTTTTCTGGGAAGTACCTCTCAAAGCAACCTTCCCTTATTGAAAGACAAAATGAAAAACGACGGCACCTACATTTATGTTTGTCGAAACAAAACGTGCAAACTACCGGTAAAAACAGTCGAAGAAGCTCTCGTGCAGATGAAGAAGTAA
- a CDS encoding glycosyltransferase family 4 protein has product MEPAKRILLTVTNDLTYDQRMQKVCRSLAQAGYDVELIGRKRDISMPISIEPYRQTRLKCFFNKGKFFYLEYNLRLLFHLASMNFDAICAVDLDTVMPVSIIGRLKGAKLIFDAHEYFSETPEVVRRPLIKKIWEWIDRTFVPGFDLIYTVSPGLANIFSTRYGQPVHVILNVPLLEEKEKKESAHRPATLIYQGTLNEGRGLEQMIEAMKSIDAKLLLAGEGDLSEELRQLVREQNLEQKVEFTGWLLPDHLAKVTETADIGIHVSLNKGLSYYHSLGNKFFNYIHAGLPQVCTTYPEYQKINEQYNVALLIQDDSPDEIVKAVQRLQDNPDLFVRLKRNCETCSRVYNWQEESTKLLNHYAALFR; this is encoded by the coding sequence ATGGAACCTGCCAAACGCATCCTCTTAACGGTTACCAATGACCTGACCTACGACCAGCGCATGCAGAAGGTTTGCCGCAGTTTGGCTCAAGCGGGATATGATGTCGAACTTATTGGAAGGAAAAGAGACATCTCCATGCCCATCTCAATCGAGCCTTATCGCCAAACGCGGCTTAAATGTTTTTTCAACAAGGGCAAATTTTTTTATTTGGAGTATAACCTTCGCTTGCTTTTTCATCTTGCCTCCATGAATTTTGATGCCATTTGTGCGGTGGACCTCGATACCGTCATGCCGGTGTCCATCATCGGCAGGCTGAAAGGAGCCAAGCTAATATTTGATGCGCACGAATATTTTAGCGAAACCCCCGAAGTAGTTCGGCGACCTTTAATAAAGAAAATATGGGAGTGGATTGACCGGACCTTTGTTCCCGGTTTTGATCTGATTTACACCGTTTCGCCCGGGTTGGCAAACATCTTTTCGACCCGGTATGGACAGCCCGTTCATGTCATACTCAATGTTCCGTTGCTGGAAGAAAAAGAAAAGAAAGAGTCTGCCCACCGTCCTGCCACGCTCATCTATCAAGGTACCTTGAACGAAGGCAGAGGTTTGGAACAGATGATTGAAGCCATGAAATCAATAGATGCCAAACTGTTGTTGGCCGGCGAAGGAGATTTGTCGGAAGAACTGAGGCAACTGGTTCGAGAACAAAACCTGGAACAGAAAGTAGAGTTTACGGGCTGGCTTTTGCCCGATCATTTGGCAAAGGTGACCGAAACGGCCGATATCGGCATCCATGTTTCGCTCAACAAAGGATTGAGCTACTATCATTCGCTCGGCAACAAGTTCTTTAACTACATCCACGCGGGCCTTCCACAGGTTTGCACCACTTATCCCGAATACCAGAAGATAAATGAACAATATAACGTCGCCCTTTTGATTCAAGATGATTCGCCCGATGAAATAGTTAAAGCAGTACAACGTTTGCAAGATAACCCTGACTTATTCGTTCGCTTAAAAAGAAATTGTGAAACTTGCAGCCGAGTTTATAATTGGCAGGAAGAATCCACCAAACTGTTGAACCACTATGCAGCCCTATTCCGGTAA